The DNA segment ACTTTGTTATAAAAAATCTCTTTGTTATTTCAAGATActattaaattttgtttcaatttttataacaatttaatacattttaatgTAAACAGATGGTTTTAGCATCACTCttagtaaaattgaaaacagaAAGCATGATAACTTTTTATAGAAGTTAAGTTTTAAGATATGATAAAAGACATTGTTAGAAGAAGGGAAACTCTTCATTGTGTTATCATGTCTCTCTAAAAAGATTAATTCTAACTGTTTATCAAGGATATTCTTGCTGCACATAAAAGATAAATGCTACATTTTTGAATTACAACCAGAGAAAAACATCATTTAATAAATAGAACGTTTTTCTCAAACATTACAGGAGTGGAAGAGATTAAGGTGCAAGATTTTTTCTGCATAACTCAAATATTACACCATTTCATTTGCTGTATCATTGTTAAAGATAAGAGAATAAGAATACGAACAGGATGCTCAGAGAATTTGCTTACAGTGCTTTGTTAGGCCTAGTGTTAATGGTATCAGAggctgtttttctgtttttagttcGTTTGGCTTTTTATGGAAGGGATCAGTACCAAAGTCAGGAAGAAATCCTTTTTGCCCTCCCTCCAACCCCTTCTCTATCTATCAATGTCTTTATGGGgaagtaattaaaaaaacattcttttttttttctctcaattgCAATTATTACTAATACAACCTGaagaaacaaaagaagaaaaaaaagatgaagTATTAATAATACAACCTGAAGAAACAAGACAAAAAAGGAGGGGCAATTTTATCCTACAGTACAATCCATTAAATGAGGGTAAAAAAAATGGGGgccaaaaaaaaacaataaactcTGGTTAACTAAACTTGAGTGTGTTTGGTGGGGGGAATGATCAGTGGATCTGTTTCAAGTGAAGAAATATTGGTAAGCTCATCAGCACCACCAGTAATAACTATCTCTTCAAGACAAGTTCGAGCATTTTTGTTCATGTTAGCCTCTTTTTTGGTGAGTGTAGGTAATTTAGAGTTAGAATcaggagcagcagaacaagaaGTGGTAGTAGTTGTTGTTTTTGTGAGTTCCTTGGCTCTTTGTACTTCCACATTCCAATCTGTTCTGCAAAGAACATAGAGCATGAGGCCAGCACAGGAGACTTGGGCTGCAAGCAACCCAAGCCACAGCCCTGCAAACCCCATTTTGGCCACAACACCCAGAAGGATAGCCACTGGCATACCCACCAAATAAAATGAGCCCAAATTGATATTGGCACCAATGGTAGGTCTTGCACTGCCCCTTAAGACTCCACAGCCTGTGGTCTGTGGGCAGTTCCCAAGCTCACAAAGGCCAGCAATAGGCAGCACTAATGATGTGAGTTCCAAAATCTCATGATCATTGGTGAAGAATCTGCCCCATTGGTGCCTCATCAAGGTGGTGAACAGCATGGCTGCAAGGCCTAATGCCACAGCACAAAAGAGTGAGACTATCATGGAAACTCTTGCTTTTCCAGGGTTGTTTGCACCTAGCTCATTCCCTATTCTTGTGGAAACACCAAGGCTGAGGGATGACGGGAACACATAGACCAAAGATGTTGTTTGGATAAGGATTCCCATTGAAGCAATGGTTGCTTTAGGATTGGCCAAAAGGCCACATAGCATTATCATGAACTCATACCACCACCACTCAAGGCAAACTGAGACACAGGTTGGAATTGCAAGTGATAGCAATGAGGACCACCCCTTGAGGCAGTCCACACTTGGGGGAACCCATGAGGCCTTGTATGCACCAGAGAAGTAGACAAAAGAGGAGAGAAAGAGGATGAGATTGAGGTTGGTCAACACCATTGCTGTAGCCACCCCTGCAATTCCCATCTTGAGATGAACCACTAGTAGGAAATTCAAAGGCACATGGAGAAGAACTGAGATGGTTGAGCAATATGTCAATGGCAATGTGATGCGTTGAGTCCTGAGGTAGATTCTCAGAGGGTGGAGAAGTGAGAGCAAGAAAAGGTCAGGTATAGAGAAAATGATGAATGTTTGTGCCACTGATGCTATTTCATGGTCTTGGCCAGACCACAAGAGGATTCTCTCCATGTTGAGCCACATGAATGAGATGGGGATGGATGTTGAGAGGAGAAGAAGCACAGTTCTCTGCAGTGTCAAGCCAAGTAGCTTCCATTGCTTTGCTCCATAAGCCTGTCCACAAATTGGCTCCATCCCCATGGCTAATCCTGAGATCACAGAGTAGCCAGTGATGTTGGCAAAACCAATAGAGAGAGACCCTCCAGCTAGTTCCATCTCGCCAAGATAGCCAAGAAAAATCATAGAGATCATAGCTCTTGAATACAAGACTAAACCAGTGATGGCTGTTGGGCCTGATATCTTCCCTATTGCCTTCATTTCCGCTATAGCCTGAATGAATGCA comes from the Phaseolus vulgaris cultivar G19833 chromosome 8, P. vulgaris v2.0, whole genome shotgun sequence genome and includes:
- the LOC137826767 gene encoding protein DETOXIFICATION 48-like, with amino-acid sequence MCNPKPTSASSFLSPTKSHPKVVYPSSDDQTQDELHRWPTLNEAIAEMKAIGKISGPTAITGLVLYSRAMISMIFLGYLGEMELAGGSLSIGFANITGYSVISGLAMGMEPICGQAYGAKQWKLLGLTLQRTVLLLLSTSIPISFMWLNMERILLWSGQDHEIASVAQTFIIFSIPDLFLLSLLHPLRIYLRTQRITLPLTYCSTISVLLHVPLNFLLVVHLKMGIAGVATAMVLTNLNLILFLSSFVYFSGAYKASWVPPSVDCLKGWSSLLSLAIPTCVSVCLEWWWYEFMIMLCGLLANPKATIASMGILIQTTSLVYVFPSSLSLGVSTRIGNELGANNPGKARVSMIVSLFCAVALGLAAMLFTTLMRHQWGRFFTNDHEILELTSLVLPIAGLCELGNCPQTTGCGVLRGSARPTIGANINLGSFYLVGMPVAILLGVVAKMGFAGLWLGLLAAQVSCAGLMLYVLCRTDWNVEVQRAKELTKTTTTTTSCSAAPDSNSKLPTLTKKEANMNKNARTCLEEIVITGGADELTNISSLETDPLIIPPTKHTQV